Proteins from a genomic interval of Alphaproteobacteria bacterium:
- a CDS encoding helix-turn-helix transcriptional regulator, which translates to MISVLMTPSEVSAHIAKQARAKRLSLNLSQIGLSERSGVSYAVIKKFEQTGKISLDSLLKISFILDASEAFLSLFQFDPLMKMTSLEELVSPKMRKRGRR; encoded by the coding sequence ATGATATCAGTATTAATGACGCCTAGTGAAGTTTCAGCTCATATAGCCAAGCAGGCGCGGGCAAAGCGTTTGTCTTTGAATCTGAGTCAGATTGGTTTATCGGAGCGCTCTGGTGTTAGTTATGCTGTGATTAAAAAATTTGAACAAACAGGAAAAATTTCTTTAGACTCCTTATTAAAAATTTCTTTTATATTAGATGCGTCTGAGGCATTTTTATCGCTCTTTCAGTTTGATCCTCTTATGAAAATGACTTCACTAGAAGAGTTGGTTTCTCCAAAAATGCGGAAAAGGGGGCGGCGATGA